A window of the Aeromicrobium phoceense genome harbors these coding sequences:
- the metH gene encoding methionine synthase, producing the protein MTEFVPQFRPDATDALTEAMARRILVLDGAMGTAIQRDRPDEAGYRGDRFAQWSCDVQGNNDLLTLTQPDIIESIHREYLEAGADIIETNTFNANAISLRDYDMVDLAYELNYASARLARAAADAVGTPDHPRYVAGALGPTTRTGSISPDVNDPGARNVTWDELVDAYLTAARGLVDGGSDLLMIETIFDTLNAKAAIFAVETLFEETGRRWPVVISGTITDASGRTLSGQTVEAFWHSIRHVNPLLVGLNCALGADEMRPYIAELSRIADCHISCYPNAGLPNAFGEYDESPDQTAAILREFAESGFFNVVGGCCGTTPAHIGSIAATVDGLAPRELPEIAPALRLSGLEPLTVTEDSLFVNVGERTNITGSAKFRNLIKAEDYPAALAVALQQVENGAQVIDINMDEGMIDGVAAMDRFCKLIAGEPDISRVPVMVDSSKFEVIETGLKAIQGKCIVNSISLKEGEEPFVAHARLCRKYGAAIVVMGFDEDGQADNLERRKEISQRAYRILTEEVGFPAEDIIFDPNVFAVATGIEEHAAYGLDFIEATRWIKQNLPGALISGGVSNVSFSFRGNNAVREAIHAVFLFHAIEAGMDMGIVNAGALVPYDTVPTELRDRIEDVILNRREDAAERLLEIASDYAGTGEKAEAATEEWRDLPVGERITHALVKGIDAHVESDTEELRQLISDRGGRPIEVIEGPLMDGMNVVGDLFGAGKMFLPQVVKSARVMKKAVAYLIPYIEAEKSPDDVSNSNGTVIMATVKGDVHDIGKNIVGVVLQCNNYDVIDLGVMVPAQKILDAAREHNADVIGLSGLITPSLDEMENFAAEMARQEFDIPLLIGGATTSRAHTAVKVDRKYPGPVVWVKDASRSVPVVAALLSDEQRPKLMADIKTDYDALRERHASRGDARTILPLDAARAGQTPLDWTDYTPPVPAQLGVQEFGPYPLGELREYIDWQPFFNAWEMKGSFPDILNSPTHGEAARKLYEDANEMLDRMIEEDWLTARGIAGLFPAARDGDSTIVYADESRTTELTRFHHLRQQTEHRPGVPHRSLADFVAPVDAGVPDYVGAFAVTAGLGSTEKVKEFKADLDDYSAIMVEALADRLAEAFAERLHERVRTEIWGYSPDEKLSNTELIKEKYDGIRPAPGYPACPEHTEKSTIWSLLDVEARTGIELTESMAMWPGASVSGLYLSHPQSQYFVLGRIGRDQVQDYAERKGWTIAEAERWLSPNLGYRTEDE; encoded by the coding sequence ATGACCGAGTTCGTTCCGCAGTTCCGCCCCGACGCCACCGACGCCCTCACCGAGGCGATGGCGCGACGGATCCTCGTGCTCGACGGCGCGATGGGAACCGCGATCCAGCGCGACCGCCCCGACGAGGCCGGCTACCGCGGTGATCGCTTCGCCCAGTGGTCGTGCGACGTCCAGGGCAACAATGACCTCCTCACGCTGACCCAGCCCGACATCATCGAGAGCATCCACCGCGAGTACCTCGAGGCCGGCGCGGACATCATCGAGACCAACACGTTCAACGCGAACGCGATCTCCCTGCGCGACTACGACATGGTCGACCTCGCGTACGAGCTGAACTACGCCTCGGCGCGGCTCGCGCGCGCCGCCGCGGACGCCGTCGGGACGCCCGACCACCCGCGCTACGTGGCGGGCGCGCTCGGCCCCACCACGCGCACCGGGTCGATCTCCCCCGACGTCAACGACCCCGGCGCCCGCAACGTCACGTGGGACGAGCTCGTCGACGCCTACCTCACGGCCGCGCGCGGCCTGGTCGACGGCGGCTCCGACCTGCTGATGATCGAGACGATCTTCGACACCCTCAACGCGAAGGCCGCGATCTTCGCGGTCGAGACGCTCTTCGAGGAGACCGGTCGCCGCTGGCCCGTCGTCATCTCGGGCACCATCACCGACGCGTCCGGCCGCACCCTGTCGGGCCAGACCGTCGAGGCGTTCTGGCACTCGATCCGTCACGTGAACCCGCTGCTCGTGGGCCTGAACTGCGCGCTCGGCGCCGACGAGATGCGCCCCTACATCGCCGAGCTCTCGCGCATCGCCGACTGTCACATCTCCTGCTACCCGAACGCCGGCCTGCCCAACGCGTTCGGCGAGTACGACGAGTCGCCCGACCAGACCGCGGCCATCCTGCGCGAGTTCGCCGAGAGCGGCTTCTTCAACGTGGTCGGCGGCTGCTGCGGCACCACGCCCGCGCACATCGGCTCGATCGCCGCCACCGTCGACGGCCTGGCCCCGCGCGAGTTGCCCGAGATCGCCCCGGCACTGCGCCTGTCGGGCCTCGAGCCCCTCACCGTCACCGAGGACTCCCTCTTCGTCAACGTCGGCGAGCGCACGAACATCACCGGCTCGGCGAAGTTCCGCAACCTCATCAAGGCCGAGGACTACCCCGCGGCCCTCGCGGTGGCACTGCAGCAGGTCGAGAACGGCGCGCAGGTCATCGACATCAACATGGACGAGGGCATGATCGACGGCGTCGCCGCGATGGACCGCTTCTGCAAGCTGATCGCGGGCGAGCCCGACATCAGCCGCGTCCCGGTCATGGTCGACTCGTCGAAGTTCGAGGTCATCGAGACCGGCCTGAAGGCCATCCAGGGCAAGTGCATCGTCAACTCGATCTCCCTCAAGGAGGGCGAGGAGCCCTTCGTCGCGCACGCCCGCCTGTGCCGCAAGTACGGCGCCGCGATCGTGGTGATGGGCTTCGACGAGGACGGCCAGGCCGACAACCTCGAGCGCCGCAAGGAGATCAGCCAGCGCGCGTACCGGATCCTGACCGAGGAGGTCGGCTTCCCGGCCGAGGACATCATCTTCGACCCGAACGTGTTCGCGGTCGCCACCGGCATCGAGGAGCACGCCGCGTACGGCCTGGACTTCATCGAGGCCACCCGCTGGATCAAGCAGAACCTGCCGGGCGCCCTCATCTCGGGCGGCGTCTCCAACGTGTCGTTCTCGTTCCGCGGCAACAACGCGGTGCGTGAGGCGATCCACGCGGTCTTCCTCTTCCACGCCATCGAGGCCGGCATGGACATGGGCATCGTCAACGCCGGCGCGCTGGTGCCCTACGACACCGTGCCCACCGAGCTGCGCGACCGCATCGAGGACGTCATCCTCAACCGTCGCGAGGACGCTGCCGAGCGACTGCTGGAGATCGCCTCCGACTACGCCGGCACCGGCGAGAAGGCCGAGGCCGCCACCGAGGAGTGGCGCGACCTGCCCGTCGGCGAGCGCATCACGCACGCCCTCGTCAAGGGCATCGACGCCCACGTCGAGTCCGACACCGAGGAGCTGCGCCAGCTGATCTCCGACCGCGGCGGCCGCCCGATCGAGGTCATCGAGGGCCCGCTCATGGACGGCATGAACGTGGTCGGCGACCTGTTCGGCGCCGGCAAGATGTTCCTGCCCCAGGTCGTGAAGTCCGCGCGCGTCATGAAGAAGGCCGTCGCCTACCTGATCCCCTACATCGAGGCCGAGAAGTCGCCCGACGACGTCAGCAACAGCAACGGCACCGTGATCATGGCCACCGTCAAGGGCGACGTCCACGACATCGGCAAGAACATCGTCGGCGTGGTCCTGCAGTGCAACAACTACGACGTCATCGACCTCGGCGTCATGGTGCCGGCGCAGAAGATCCTCGACGCCGCGCGCGAGCACAACGCCGACGTCATCGGCCTGTCCGGCCTCATCACGCCCTCGCTGGACGAGATGGAGAACTTCGCCGCCGAGATGGCCCGCCAGGAGTTCGACATCCCGCTGCTCATCGGCGGTGCCACCACGTCGCGCGCCCACACGGCCGTCAAGGTCGACCGCAAGTACCCCGGGCCGGTCGTGTGGGTGAAGGACGCGTCGCGCTCCGTGCCCGTCGTGGCCGCGCTGCTGTCGGACGAGCAGCGACCGAAGCTGATGGCCGACATCAAGACCGACTACGACGCGCTCCGCGAGCGTCACGCCTCGCGCGGCGACGCCCGCACGATCCTGCCGCTCGACGCCGCCCGCGCGGGCCAGACCCCGCTCGACTGGACCGACTACACGCCGCCGGTCCCGGCCCAGCTGGGCGTCCAGGAGTTCGGCCCCTACCCGCTCGGCGAGCTGCGCGAGTACATCGACTGGCAGCCGTTCTTCAACGCGTGGGAGATGAAGGGCTCGTTCCCCGACATCCTCAACTCCCCCACCCACGGCGAGGCGGCGCGCAAGCTCTACGAGGACGCCAACGAGATGCTCGACCGGATGATCGAGGAGGACTGGCTCACCGCCCGCGGCATCGCCGGACTCTTCCCGGCGGCGCGCGACGGTGACAGCACGATCGTCTACGCCGACGAGTCCCGGACCACCGAGCTCACGCGCTTCCACCACCTGCGCCAGCAGACCGAGCACCGTCCCGGCGTCCCGCACCGCTCGCTGGCCGACTTCGTGGCCCCGGTCGACGCGGGCGTGCCCGACTACGTGGGCGCGTTCGCGGTCACCGCCGGCCTGGGCAGCACCGAGAAGGTCAAGGAGTTCAAGGCCGACCTCGACGACTACTCCGCGATCATGGTCGAGGCCCTCGCAGACCGGCTGGCCGAGGCGTTCGCCGAACGGCTGCACGAGCGGGTGCGCACCGAGATCTGGGGCTACTCCCCCGACGAGAAGCTCAGCAACACCGAGCTCATCAAGGAGAAGTACGACGGCATCCGGCCCGCGCCAGGCTACCCCGCGTGCCCCGAGCACACCGAGAAGAGCACCATCTGGTCGCTGCTCGACGTCGAGGCGCGCACGGGCATCGAGCTGACGGAGAGCATGGCCATGTGGCCGGGCGCCTCCGTGAGCGGCCTGTACCTCTCGCACCCGCAGTCGCAGTACTTCGTGCTGGGGCGGATCGGGCGCGACCAGGTGCAGGACTACGCCGAGCGCAAGGGCTGGACCATCGCCGAGGCTGAGCGGTGGCTGTCGCCGAACCTCGGCTACCGAACCGAGGATGAGTAG
- a CDS encoding DHA2 family efflux MFS transporter permease subunit: protein MTTTATQAPPAPSTDRAGRLIALLVGSAFVVILNETIMSVALPELMREFDVPASTAQWLTTAFLLTMAVVIPVTGFLLTRYPLRRIFMAAMISFTAGTPLAALAPTFGVLVAARSVQAVGTALMMPLLITTILTLVPADRRGRMMGTVSIVISVAPAVGPTISGIVLDQLDWRWMFWLVLPIALIALGLGAAWVRNVTEPVDVPIDALSVVLSALAFGGLIYGLSSIGEAAAGEVPVEPWVPIVIGAVALVFFVARQLSLRERALLDLRTFAHRTFTIAAGLVAVSMMALFGTLILLPIYLQSVLGLSTLETGLVLLPGGLTMGLLAPFVGRLFDQYGPRPLVAPGAAVTSVALWSMAMFDTGTSQGTVVAVHMLMSVGLALMFTPLMTSALGSLPHHLYSHGSATVSTLQQVAGAAGTALFVTVMTRRSVAEMESGASVVDATAAGVHAALFYGGAISALAVVVALFVRGPKVGAATEAPTA, encoded by the coding sequence GTGACCACCACCGCCACCCAGGCACCCCCGGCTCCGAGCACCGACCGCGCCGGCCGCCTCATCGCCCTGCTCGTCGGCTCGGCGTTCGTCGTCATCCTCAACGAGACGATCATGAGTGTCGCCCTGCCCGAGCTGATGCGGGAGTTCGACGTGCCGGCCTCGACGGCCCAGTGGCTCACGACCGCGTTCCTGCTGACCATGGCCGTGGTCATCCCGGTCACGGGCTTTTTGCTGACGCGCTACCCCCTGCGCCGGATCTTCATGGCGGCGATGATCTCCTTCACCGCCGGCACCCCGCTCGCGGCACTGGCGCCCACCTTCGGGGTCCTGGTCGCGGCGCGCTCGGTCCAGGCGGTCGGCACGGCGCTGATGATGCCGCTGCTGATCACGACGATCCTCACCCTGGTCCCGGCCGACCGCCGCGGTCGGATGATGGGCACCGTCTCCATCGTCATCTCGGTGGCGCCCGCCGTCGGCCCCACGATCTCGGGCATCGTGCTGGACCAGCTCGACTGGCGCTGGATGTTCTGGCTCGTGCTCCCGATCGCGCTCATCGCCCTCGGGCTGGGCGCGGCGTGGGTGCGCAACGTCACCGAGCCCGTCGACGTGCCGATCGACGCCCTCTCGGTCGTCCTGTCCGCGCTGGCGTTCGGCGGCCTGATCTACGGCCTCAGCAGCATCGGCGAGGCCGCCGCGGGCGAGGTCCCGGTGGAGCCGTGGGTCCCGATCGTCATCGGCGCCGTCGCCCTGGTCTTCTTCGTGGCGCGTCAGCTCTCGCTGCGCGAGCGGGCCCTGCTGGACCTGCGCACCTTCGCCCACCGCACCTTCACGATCGCGGCCGGTCTGGTCGCGGTCAGCATGATGGCGCTCTTCGGCACCCTGATCCTGCTGCCGATCTACCTGCAGTCGGTGCTCGGTCTGAGCACGCTGGAGACCGGCCTCGTGCTGCTGCCGGGCGGCCTGACGATGGGTCTGCTGGCGCCGTTCGTCGGTCGTCTCTTCGACCAGTACGGTCCGCGCCCGCTCGTGGCGCCGGGAGCGGCGGTCACCTCGGTCGCCCTCTGGTCCATGGCGATGTTCGACACCGGCACGTCGCAGGGCACGGTCGTCGCCGTCCACATGCTGATGAGCGTCGGCCTGGCGCTCATGTTCACGCCGCTGATGACCTCGGCGCTCGGCTCGCTGCCGCACCACCTGTACTCGCACGGCAGCGCGACCGTCTCCACGCTGCAGCAGGTCGCCGGCGCCGCGGGCACCGCGCTCTTCGTGACCGTGATGACGCGCCGGTCCGTCGCCGAGATGGAGTCTGGCGCCTCGGTGGTGGACGCGACGGCCGCCGGTGTCCACGCCGCGCTCTTCTACGGCGGTGCGATCTCCGCGCTGGCCGTCGTGGTCGCACTGTTCGTCCGCGGTCCGAAGGTCGGCGCGGCAACGGAGGCTCCGACAGCCTGA